The Polynucleobacter necessarius genome window below encodes:
- a CDS encoding UDP-N-acetylmuramoyl-L-alanyl-D-glutamate--2,6-diaminopimelate ligase → MALRIDTKLLIEHLHTLVNSSAKVCADSRRIQSGDIFFAYPVGHGSALRDGCQFIEAAFQNGAAAVVFDPAGIGQQWIDHPQCFAVDSLATKVGELSSQWYGQPSKDLNIIGVTGTNGKTSITQWLAQALDTSNHRTAVLGTLGSGFPGALTTTGYTTPDAPKLQTQLVELRNAGAQQVTMEVSSHALHQERISGTKFDCAVFTNLTQDHLDYHGSMVDYGEAKAKLFQQPGLKHAIINLDDTFGRELAMNLLAKENLKVWAYALSESVFSGFEKFGNRLQRIYARDTVLSGTGYNSNFICNDVGSAELHIPLLGEFNLSNALAVWAVLVSQGISCESAARKISHLTPVVGRMELIRLSKSQKADSLLAVVDYAHTPDALVKALQALRPMATQRGGKIWCVFGCGGDRDIGKRSLMGNIAERNSDHVLITSDNPRSEDPQAIMQMIRSGMSADAKNIQMIVDRAAAIMAAIRHADPRDIVLVAGKGHETTQELNGQKFEFSDQEHIRLAAGGGI, encoded by the coding sequence GTGGCTTTGAGAATAGACACCAAGCTTTTGATTGAACACTTACATACCTTAGTGAATTCTTCAGCAAAAGTATGTGCGGATAGTCGACGGATTCAATCTGGAGATATCTTTTTTGCATACCCAGTAGGACATGGATCTGCTTTGCGAGATGGATGTCAGTTTATTGAGGCTGCTTTCCAAAACGGAGCAGCAGCTGTGGTATTTGATCCTGCAGGCATTGGTCAGCAATGGATAGATCATCCACAATGTTTTGCTGTTGATAGCCTTGCTACAAAGGTAGGTGAACTTTCTTCTCAATGGTATGGGCAGCCTAGCAAAGATTTAAACATTATTGGCGTTACAGGCACGAATGGTAAAACCAGTATTACGCAGTGGTTGGCCCAAGCTTTAGATACTAGTAATCATCGTACGGCAGTATTGGGTACATTGGGTTCAGGTTTTCCAGGGGCGCTTACAACAACCGGCTACACAACCCCGGATGCCCCTAAATTGCAAACTCAGCTCGTAGAGTTGCGCAATGCAGGTGCTCAACAAGTGACGATGGAAGTGTCTTCGCATGCTTTGCATCAAGAGCGAATCTCCGGTACTAAATTCGATTGCGCAGTATTCACCAACCTAACTCAAGATCACTTGGACTACCACGGTAGCATGGTTGATTACGGTGAAGCGAAAGCAAAATTATTTCAGCAACCTGGACTCAAGCATGCAATCATTAATTTAGATGATACTTTTGGTCGTGAGTTAGCTATGAACTTATTGGCCAAGGAGAATTTAAAAGTATGGGCTTATGCCTTATCGGAGTCAGTTTTTAGTGGATTTGAAAAATTTGGCAATCGATTGCAGCGTATTTATGCAAGAGATACTGTATTGAGCGGTACCGGTTACAACTCAAATTTTATTTGCAATGATGTGGGCAGTGCTGAATTACACATTCCATTGTTAGGTGAATTTAATCTTAGTAATGCTCTTGCAGTATGGGCAGTATTAGTTTCCCAAGGCATTAGTTGTGAGTCTGCCGCCCGTAAAATCAGTCATTTAACCCCCGTAGTTGGTCGTATGGAGCTCATTCGTTTGAGTAAGTCTCAAAAAGCGGATAGCTTATTAGCGGTTGTAGATTACGCACATACGCCAGATGCATTAGTAAAAGCATTACAAGCATTGCGTCCTATGGCCACTCAACGTGGCGGAAAAATTTGGTGTGTATTTGGCTGTGGTGGTGATCGTGATATTGGCAAACGATCGTTGATGGGAAATATTGCTGAACGCAACTCCGATCATGTGTTGATTACGAGTGACAATCCTCGCTCAGAAGATCCACAAGCCATTATGCAGATGATTCGTTCTGGTATGAGTGCTGATGCAAAAAATATTCAAATGATTGTGGATCGTGCAGCCGCAATTATGGCGGCAATTCGTCATGCAGATCCTCGCGACATTGTTTTAGTTGCTGGTAAGGGCCATGAAACAACTCAAGAGCTCAATGGTCAGAAGTTTGAATTTTCGGACCAAGAACATATTCGTTTAGCTGCAGGCGGGGGCATCTGA